A single region of the Polymorphum gilvum SL003B-26A1 genome encodes:
- a CDS encoding ArdC family protein, giving the protein MSRHDRTMRTGQDRANLYDEITGRIIAELEAGRFPWVQPWGTSAAKAPLGLPKNASSGRNYSGINILILWGAVVQHGFPGQGWLTYRQAAALGGNVRKGERGTTVVYADRFVPEDEKRRARETGEEAQAIPFLKRFTVFNTAQCEGLPDDTTVTVPPPPPGLIEPKVEALIRATGIDFRIGGDKAFYVPADDYVVVPPPQAYFEPINWHRTALHEIGHASGHRSRLNRDFSSSFGTKKYAFEELIAEMSSAFCCASLGIVPTVRHADYIGSWLDVLREDSRAVVRAASQASKAADWILSFLPEDDSAPVAAEPSIDRRAA; this is encoded by the coding sequence ATGTCCAGACATGACCGCACCATGCGCACCGGCCAGGACCGGGCGAACCTCTATGACGAAATCACCGGCAGGATCATCGCCGAGCTTGAGGCGGGCCGCTTCCCCTGGGTCCAGCCCTGGGGCACGTCGGCGGCGAAGGCTCCGCTCGGCCTGCCGAAGAACGCCAGCAGCGGCCGCAACTACAGCGGCATCAACATCCTGATCCTCTGGGGCGCCGTCGTTCAGCACGGCTTCCCCGGACAGGGCTGGCTCACATACCGGCAGGCCGCCGCGCTCGGCGGCAATGTCCGCAAGGGCGAGCGCGGCACCACCGTCGTCTACGCCGACCGCTTCGTGCCCGAAGACGAGAAGCGGCGCGCCCGCGAGACCGGCGAGGAGGCGCAGGCCATTCCGTTCCTGAAGCGCTTCACCGTCTTCAACACGGCGCAGTGCGAGGGCCTGCCCGACGACACCACGGTCACGGTCCCGCCGCCTCCGCCCGGTCTGATCGAGCCGAAGGTCGAGGCGCTTATCCGCGCGACCGGCATCGACTTCCGCATTGGCGGCGACAAGGCCTTCTATGTCCCCGCCGACGACTACGTGGTCGTGCCGCCGCCGCAGGCCTATTTCGAGCCGATCAATTGGCACCGCACCGCGCTGCATGAGATCGGGCACGCCAGCGGCCATCGCAGCCGCCTCAACCGCGACTTCTCCAGCTCCTTCGGCACGAAGAAATACGCCTTCGAGGAACTGATCGCCGAGATGTCGAGCGCCTTTTGCTGCGCCTCGCTCGGCATCGTGCCGACCGTGCGTCACGCCGATTACATCGGCTCCTGGCTCGACGTCCTTCGCGAGGATTCCCGCGCAGTCGTCCGCGCCGCCAGCCAGGCCAGCAAGGCCGCCGACTGGATCTTGTCCTTCCTGCCGGAAGACGACTCCGCCCCGGTCGCGGCCGAGCCCTCCATCGACAGGAGGGCGGCATGA
- a CDS encoding ATP-binding protein, with protein MIKLETAHVEEFRGIRKLDIDFGKGTFAISGPNGTGKSGVIDAIEFGLTGEIGRLTGRGTKSLSVSEHGPHVDKVKFPDAAFVELKVFLPALGKSATITRKVSAPGKPKIEPADADVKAALAEIADHPEITLARRDILRFILVEPTKRSEEIQAILKLDGIGQTRAALNTAQNKLQSGFKSATGQVQSSRDTLQRHLQIAVFGAAELLAAVNPKREALGLPKIEALTPDTQLDAGLSDADKLPEFNKQSALRDLQALSDMLGSLADMGKEEAAAILSDIATLEGDPALLQALQRRSLVEKGLELVDGPECPLCDHPWPDENHLLGHLKAKLSKSEDAGKLQTSLLTNGGNLTAHAENLLGLLRQALRISKGEGDAAGADLITAWGTDLQELKGHLGNFDGLIGLKERLGSGWPKMPEAMPSRLATLTAKVDAKPDQSAAIEAQTFLTTAQLRLNDYRDAMRRNETAKAASSAAKAAYDAYCRVMEQELNALYEDVQGDFSTFYRLINEDDEAKFTAKLTPSEGRLDFDVNFYERGLFPPGAYHSEGHQDGMGVCLYLALMKRLFAKSFTIALLDDVVMSVDSGHRYQFCKLLKTHFPDTQFIITTHDRLWAEQMKSAGLVTAKTSLAFHSWTVDTGPLVESNADIWDEIAAALAKGKVETAAHGLRHHLEYASRQLADHLGARPIFRADGNYDLGELLPNVLSRAKDLYGKAADAAQSWGNTTAKEAALERKATLSGSSGASNVEQWAVNKAVHYNEWANFGKKDFEPVVTAFKELLECLRCKDCQTWLYVTPRGGSPDSLRCQCSGVSLNLKAKPK; from the coding sequence GTGATCAAACTCGAAACCGCCCACGTCGAAGAGTTCCGGGGAATCCGCAAGCTCGATATCGACTTCGGAAAGGGAACCTTCGCGATCTCCGGTCCGAATGGAACCGGCAAGAGCGGTGTCATTGACGCGATAGAATTCGGCCTCACCGGAGAGATCGGGCGTCTTACTGGGCGAGGTACGAAGAGCCTGTCGGTTTCCGAGCATGGCCCGCATGTCGACAAGGTGAAGTTCCCGGACGCCGCCTTCGTCGAGCTGAAGGTTTTCCTTCCGGCTCTCGGCAAGTCGGCGACGATCACGCGGAAGGTATCTGCTCCGGGCAAGCCGAAGATTGAGCCTGCCGATGCAGATGTGAAAGCGGCGCTCGCCGAGATCGCGGATCATCCCGAAATCACGCTCGCGCGGCGCGACATTCTTCGCTTCATTCTGGTGGAGCCGACAAAACGTTCCGAGGAAATCCAGGCGATCCTGAAGCTGGACGGCATCGGACAGACTCGCGCCGCGCTCAATACAGCGCAGAACAAGCTGCAAAGCGGATTCAAATCTGCGACCGGCCAGGTGCAGTCGAGCCGCGACACGCTGCAGAGGCATCTCCAGATTGCCGTATTCGGCGCCGCCGAGCTGCTGGCCGCGGTCAATCCAAAGCGTGAAGCGCTCGGCCTGCCAAAGATCGAAGCGCTGACGCCCGACACGCAGCTCGATGCAGGCCTTTCCGACGCCGACAAGCTGCCCGAGTTCAACAAGCAATCCGCGCTGCGCGATCTCCAGGCGTTGTCGGATATGCTCGGCTCCCTCGCGGACATGGGGAAGGAGGAAGCAGCGGCGATCCTTTCCGATATCGCGACGCTTGAGGGCGATCCCGCCCTGCTCCAGGCGTTGCAGCGGCGGTCGCTGGTGGAGAAGGGGCTTGAACTGGTCGACGGTCCCGAGTGCCCACTATGCGATCACCCCTGGCCTGACGAGAACCATCTGCTCGGGCATCTCAAGGCCAAGCTCTCAAAATCCGAGGACGCCGGCAAACTCCAGACGTCTCTTCTCACGAACGGCGGCAACCTCACCGCACATGCGGAAAACCTGCTCGGTCTTCTCAGGCAGGCTCTGAGGATCTCCAAAGGGGAAGGCGACGCGGCCGGGGCCGATCTCATAACCGCATGGGGAACTGACCTTCAGGAGCTGAAGGGGCACCTTGGGAATTTCGACGGGCTGATCGGCTTGAAGGAGCGGTTGGGCAGCGGATGGCCCAAAATGCCCGAAGCTATGCCTTCCAGGCTCGCCACCCTGACGGCCAAGGTCGACGCGAAGCCTGACCAGAGCGCGGCGATCGAGGCGCAGACATTTCTCACGACAGCGCAGCTTCGTCTCAATGACTATCGCGACGCCATGCGGAGGAACGAGACTGCGAAGGCCGCCAGCAGCGCGGCGAAGGCTGCCTACGACGCCTATTGCCGCGTCATGGAACAGGAGCTGAATGCTCTCTATGAGGACGTTCAGGGCGATTTCAGCACGTTCTACCGGCTGATCAATGAGGACGACGAGGCGAAGTTCACGGCGAAGCTGACGCCGAGCGAGGGACGGCTCGATTTCGACGTCAATTTCTATGAGCGTGGTCTTTTCCCGCCAGGCGCTTATCACAGCGAAGGGCATCAGGACGGCATGGGAGTATGTCTCTACCTCGCCTTGATGAAGCGCCTCTTCGCAAAGAGCTTCACGATTGCACTGCTGGACGATGTGGTGATGTCGGTCGACTCGGGCCATCGCTATCAGTTTTGCAAACTGCTGAAGACGCATTTCCCCGACACGCAGTTCATCATCACGACGCATGATCGCCTGTGGGCCGAGCAGATGAAGTCGGCGGGGCTCGTTACCGCGAAAACTTCCCTGGCGTTCCATAGCTGGACTGTGGACACAGGCCCGCTTGTCGAGTCGAATGCGGATATCTGGGATGAGATCGCGGCCGCGCTCGCCAAGGGAAAAGTCGAGACGGCGGCCCACGGGCTTCGTCACCATCTCGAATACGCATCACGCCAGCTCGCGGATCACCTTGGAGCACGGCCGATCTTTCGGGCGGACGGCAACTATGACCTCGGCGAATTGCTGCCAAACGTCCTCTCGCGTGCGAAGGATCTGTACGGAAAGGCTGCTGATGCGGCCCAATCGTGGGGCAATACGACCGCGAAGGAGGCCGCACTCGAGCGCAAGGCGACACTGTCCGGTTCCAGCGGGGCGAGCAACGTCGAGCAGTGGGCCGTGAACAAGGCCGTGCATTACAACGAGTGGGCGAACTTCGGGAAGAAGGATTTCGAGCCCGTTGTCACGGCGTTCAAGGAACTGCTGGAGTG